The proteins below come from a single Bombyx mori chromosome 7, ASM3026992v2 genomic window:
- the LOC101746708 gene encoding uncharacterized protein LOC101746708, whose product MQKKLCFALSFGVWWLAESAPAGLGEIGFDKLDTDIANLRYDEDIDSFSKLLDETDNAINKDAKSKLTTSGFKKKTTANKGLESAHDIGDLKKFYKAIGAIDKGDYENDDIYGTAQGLAGKSVGIKGNEERKYRKGTKTRGFHRIHHKDEFKKDKLFYEDDETKGTISKVGAKGLGVKVTAGAGFDKGHFQRDHKKGIYGKQGFLDQ is encoded by the coding sequence ATGCAAAAGAAATTATGTTTCGCGTTGTCATTCGGCGTCTGGTGGTTGGCTGAGTCAGCGCCCGCCGGCCTCGGCGAGATCGGGTTCGACAAACTTGACACCGACATCGCAAACCTACGCTACGACGAAGACATAGATAGCTTCTCGAAATTACTGGACGAAACCGATAATGCTATTAACAAAGACGCTAAAAGTAAATTAACCACATCGGGcttcaaaaagaaaacaacagCCAATAAAGGACTGGAAAGCGCACACGACATAGgtgatttgaaaaaattctacAAAGCAATCGGTGCTATCGATAAAGGTGATTATGAAAATGACGATATATACGGTACAGCTCAAGGACTTGCCGGCAAAAGTGTTGGTATAAAAGGGAACGAGGAAAGGAAATACCGGAAAGGTACTAAAACACGCGGATTCCATAGAATTCATCACAAGgacgaatttaaaaaagataaacTATTTTACGAAGATGACGAGACGAAGGGAACGATCAGTAAGGTAGGGGCAAAGGGACTCGGTGTGAAGGTGACTGCAGGAGCTGGATTCGACAAAGGGCATTTCCAACGCGATCACAAAAAAGGAATATACGGCAAACAAGGTTTTCTGGATCAGTGA